A genomic stretch from Euwallacea fornicatus isolate EFF26 chromosome 10, ASM4011564v1, whole genome shotgun sequence includes:
- the LOC136341639 gene encoding uncharacterized protein — MSSSYSGSTDCCRLCMATKNLLSMFAGKRRKQREFLRKIIFEILNIKIEETDQIVAVCFNCLVDVTNFYDFKLRTLQNQDNLEVTLFTPPLRKKRFTSCPLEEVASPNIDSTLDIFHWLSLKWVSLFKEKVDQNISKLINREVHVVPACSDRYSQCELTQMKSAESQTISASIRTVNIQTDLISLTENCSQTDVVKLKMNTVSTQTHNHKHLKSKCLQTDFKELNTHLRTEKLKSTEYTDLNAVVGQISLCKNLTSLNDNMTLNCCIPTVPSIGKINKKCQVEPLKELPCKEVMHQAVQTYNVILINKSTQYSAKGLLPSLQFSRDKSSLRKHNKHISTGENLGDSSTTDVTVKSTGTQCDFYDYLGKVYNKLTSPPKEDFQIEIKEEKFYPLGHLTIDMSPLKTEMLSPTPSDLLQVKINKSTPVKICHYCDNISYSKSETLTHRKTHMQCHICKKRFASIRATQLHVKICKLDLVHTPKELKNYGLSPVVSLKKLEDQLVLTGEYPHVSRQLRDMNAIRS; from the exons ATGAGTTCCAGCTATTCGGGATCAACAGATTGCTGTCGATTATGTATGGCAACGAAAAATCTGCTTTCTATGTTCGCGGGAAAACGCCGAAAACAACGGGAGTTCCtgaggaaaattatttttgagatattgaacATTAAG ATTGAAGAGACAGACCAAATTGTGGCTGTTTGTTTCAACTGCCTAGTAGATGTGACCAACTTCTATGATTTCAAGCTGCGCACACTTCAAAACCAAGACAATTTAGag GTAACATTATTCACTCCTCCACTGAGAAAGAAAAGATTCACTAGTTGTCCACTAGAAGAAGTGGCTTCTCCAAACATTGATTCAACATTAGATATCTTCCATTGGTTGTCTTTAAAGTGGGTTTccttatttaaagaaaaagtggATCAAAATATATCCAAACTCATTAACAGGGAAGTACATGTGGTTCCAGCATGTTCAGATAGGTACTCCCAATGTGAGCTGACTCAAATGAAGTCAGCTGAATCACAAACCATTTCTGCTAGTATTAGGACAGTAAACATACAAACagatttaatttctttgacaGAAAATTGCAGCCAAACTGATGTGGTTAAGTTGAAAATGAACACTGTGAGTACTCAAACTCATAATCACAAACACttgaaaagtaaatgtttACAGACTGATTTTAAAGAGTTGAATACACATTTGAGAACTGAGAAGTTAAAAAGCACTGAATATACAGACTTAAATGCAGTTGTTGGTCAAATTAGTCTGTGCAAGAATCTAACATCTCTAAATGACAATATGACCCTTAATTGTTGTATTCCCACTGTCCCCAgcattggaaaaataaataaaaagtgtcAAGTCGAGCCACTGAAAGAGTTGCCTTGCAAAGAAGTTATGCACCAGGCTGTTCAAACCTATAATGTGATACTTATCAACAAGTCTACTCAGTATTCCGCCAAAGGCTTACTTCCATCATTGCAATTCTCAAGGGATAAATCGTCTTTAAGAAAGCACAATAAGCACATTTCAACTGGTGAGAATTTAGGTGATAGTTCCACTACTGATGTTACCGTGAAATCCACAGGCACTCAGTGCGACTTCTATGATTATTTAGGCAAGGTTTACAATAAGCTGACGTCACCGCCGAAAGAAGATTTTCAAATAGAGATCAAAGAAGAAAAGTTCTATCCATTGGGGCACTTGACTATTGACATGAGTCCTCTCAAAACAGAGATGTTATCTCCGACTCCTTCAGATCTACTGcaagtgaaaataaataagtcgACACCTGTGAAAATATGTCATTATTGCGATAATATTTCCTACAGCAAGAGCGAGACTCTGACTCACAGAAAAACTCATATGCAGTGCCACATATGCAAAAAAAGATTCGCTAGTATTAGGGCTACACAACTTCAcgtgaaaatttgtaaattagaCTTGGTGCACACTCCCAAGGAATTAAAGAATTACGGATTGTCTCCAGTTGTGAGTTTGAAAAAGCTGGAAGATCAGCTGGTGTTAACAGGAGAGTATCCTCACGTATCGCGACAGTTGCGTGATATGAATGCTATTAGAAGTTAG